A window from Roseburia sp. 499 encodes these proteins:
- a CDS encoding SpoVA/SpoVAEb family sporulation membrane protein, with the protein MAQETMAQKEKKNQAYNEYVKQVTPTHSLPANMAKAFVLGGIICVIGQFILNIAMNQFGLDKETAGSWCSMILVLSSVILTGCNIYPSLANWGGAGALVPITGFANSVAAPAIEFQKEGQVFGIGCKIFTIAGPVILYGIFTSWALGLIYWIGKCIGWV; encoded by the coding sequence ATGGCACAGGAAACTATGGCACAAAAAGAAAAGAAAAATCAAGCGTATAATGAGTATGTAAAACAGGTGACACCGACTCATTCACTGCCCGCAAATATGGCAAAGGCATTTGTGTTAGGAGGAATCATTTGCGTAATCGGGCAGTTCATTTTAAATATAGCAATGAATCAATTTGGGTTAGACAAGGAAACCGCGGGAAGTTGGTGCAGTATGATTCTGGTATTGAGTAGCGTTATTCTGACGGGATGTAACATCTATCCATCATTGGCAAACTGGGGGGGCGCAGGGGCATTGGTTCCGATTACCGGATTTGCCAATTCCGTGGCGGCACCGGCGATTGAGTTCCAGAAAGAAGGGCAGGTATTCGGAATCGGATGTAAGATTTTTACCATTGCAGGACCGGTCATTTTATATGGAATCTTTACCAGTTGGGCCTTGGGACTGATTTATTGGATTGGAAAGTGTATTGGATGGGTCTAA
- a CDS encoding stage V sporulation protein AA yields MASNSDTLYIKIEQNVLVKEPNVVLKDIAKITSTNREMVNKLKTMKVYQFHTPANQDKKKKQSEVFSILKIIELIGKEYPNVDIQNMGEKDFIIEYEPVPEIKWKQCFKVAILCVFTFFGSAFTIMTFNNDVGVGEVFLDFYQQVMGRPSDGFTILEISYAIGLSLGILIFFNHMGRKKITHDPTPIQVEMRTYEKDIDTTFIQNCGRKGTNNDVD; encoded by the coding sequence TGAGCAGAACGTTCTGGTAAAAGAACCAAATGTTGTTTTAAAAGATATTGCAAAAATCACATCCACCAATCGAGAAATGGTAAATAAGCTAAAGACCATGAAGGTATATCAGTTTCATACACCGGCAAATCAGGATAAGAAGAAAAAGCAGAGTGAAGTTTTTTCCATTTTGAAGATTATTGAACTCATTGGAAAAGAATATCCCAATGTAGATATTCAGAATATGGGAGAAAAAGATTTTATTATAGAGTATGAGCCGGTTCCGGAAATAAAGTGGAAACAATGTTTTAAGGTTGCTATCTTATGTGTATTTACTTTTTTTGGTTCTGCATTTACCATTATGACTTTTAATAATGACGTAGGGGTGGGGGAGGTTTTTTTGGATTTCTATCAACAGGTAATGGGAAGACCTTCCGATGGTTTTACTATTTTGGAAATAAGCTATGCAATAGGTCTTTCTCTTGGAATTTTGATATTTTTTAATCATATGGGACGAAAGAAGATTACTCATGATCCGACTCCGATTCAGGTGGAAATGCGTACTTATGAAAAGGATATAGACACTACTTTTATACAAAACTGTGGCAGAAAAGGAACGAACAATGATGTGGATTAA
- a CDS encoding stage V sporulation protein AB, whose protein sequence is MMWIKEVFLALVGLASGFAVSAGVFAFIISVGVIPRMIGKTQTVKDVLIYETIILLGGTFGNLFSLFQWNVPLGIPLLVLFGVSAGVFTGCLAVALAEILNSFPIMFRRLRIKEGLGWMLFFMAMGKTFGSLYFYANHMQKF, encoded by the coding sequence ATGATGTGGATTAAAGAAGTGTTTTTGGCACTTGTCGGACTGGCATCCGGTTTCGCAGTGTCAGCAGGTGTATTCGCATTTATCATATCGGTAGGTGTAATTCCGAGAATGATTGGAAAGACCCAGACGGTGAAAGATGTCCTGATTTATGAGACAATCATTTTACTAGGTGGAACCTTTGGAAATCTGTTTTCTCTGTTTCAATGGAATGTACCGTTGGGAATACCCTTATTGGTGCTGTTCGGAGTATCTGCCGGAGTATTTACCGGGTGTCTGGCAGTGGCATTGGCAGAGATTTTAAATTCCTTTCCCATTATGTTTCGAAGGTTGCGGATTAAGGAAGGACTTGGATGGATGCTATTTTTTATGGCGATGGGAAAGACCTTTGGTTCGTTATATTTTTATGCAAATCATATGCAGAAATTCTAG